Proteins encoded in a region of the Acidobacteriota bacterium genome:
- a CDS encoding ABC transporter permease — translation MGGAGARGGARDAAGVMFWKRLFGRARRDRDRDEELRLHLAMHIDDLVARGVPVAEARRQAHLSLGNARSRREEMDDMQRLPFVETFSRDVRYAVRMLRRTPAFTITAISTLALVIGANTAVFSLANALLLKPLPFPDADRLALVSTEFASPRGSGSGHSVDGATWKALASGPMGAGAAVFTNWTAGVNLVVNQQARFADQQRVGAGFFRVLGVLPAVGREFTVDEDVPGGPAVAILSHALWMSAFAGNNSILGQTILLRGEPWQVIGIMPEGFRGTVDADVWTPLRPTTSGEGGGTNYAVIVRVPDGQSVADAERQVGPAVAEAMRVQFSAADVTVTAGLEPLKEVLSADNREPIVMLSAAVATVLVIACVNLAALLLARGGARSKELATRMALGSGRASVIRQLMTESLVLALAGGAAGLLVGWLGLGGLQAISGDRFLDWQRVTIDGPVVVWCAGLSLLTSLIFGLVPAWQVTRLDVQAALIEGGNRSVAGGASHWTRRGLIVAQVALGVVLLVSAGLLVRTFVNLQSLKPGFNPQGLTTTAVSLLDARYPSPIEVNVLFDKTLERLRLTPGVDAAAVSLGLPYERVLNMGFRYPGEERGRTASVMYVSPDFFRTFQIPVNRGREFRASDAATTLPVLVVNEAFSRLYSKDRDVMGRMIQFAGAQREVVGVAGDVQMRPGFQVDGLVPGPVVSSPTIYLPAAQVNQGIVGTHIWFPPVWTVRASSPETAARALTDAMAGVDPLLPLGQIRQMSDVRASATAEHSMLMLLVGALALVALLLAAIGLHGLISHSVTERTREFGIRLALGASPSGLVRSVAESGVVLVAIGVVIGALLAVPASSLVASVLYGVAERDPLTYTGAAAFLLVVAAVASVIPALRILRLDPATTLRQ, via the coding sequence GTGGGAGGCGCTGGCGCGCGCGGTGGCGCGCGTGATGCGGCCGGTGTGATGTTCTGGAAACGACTATTCGGCCGGGCCCGTCGCGATCGCGATCGCGACGAGGAGTTGCGCCTGCATCTGGCGATGCACATTGATGACCTGGTTGCCCGCGGCGTTCCTGTTGCTGAGGCCAGACGTCAGGCACACCTGTCGCTGGGTAACGCGCGGTCGAGGCGCGAGGAGATGGACGATATGCAACGACTGCCCTTCGTCGAGACATTCAGCCGTGACGTCCGGTATGCGGTCCGGATGCTGCGACGGACGCCGGCGTTCACGATCACCGCCATCTCCACCCTGGCGCTGGTGATCGGCGCCAACACCGCCGTGTTCAGTCTGGCGAACGCGCTGCTGCTCAAGCCCCTGCCATTTCCGGACGCCGACCGGCTCGCGCTGGTCAGCACCGAGTTTGCGTCGCCTCGAGGGAGCGGCAGTGGCCACTCCGTTGATGGCGCCACCTGGAAGGCGCTGGCGTCTGGTCCGATGGGCGCCGGGGCCGCCGTATTCACCAACTGGACGGCGGGCGTAAATCTGGTGGTGAATCAGCAGGCGCGCTTCGCCGACCAGCAGCGGGTGGGCGCGGGATTCTTCCGCGTGCTGGGTGTGCTGCCGGCGGTGGGACGCGAGTTCACGGTTGACGAGGATGTGCCGGGCGGACCGGCGGTCGCCATCCTCAGTCATGCGTTGTGGATGAGCGCCTTCGCCGGCAACAACTCGATCCTCGGGCAAACGATCCTGCTTCGTGGCGAACCCTGGCAGGTCATCGGCATCATGCCCGAGGGGTTCCGGGGCACAGTGGATGCCGACGTGTGGACGCCACTGCGGCCGACGACGAGCGGTGAGGGCGGCGGCACCAACTACGCCGTGATTGTGCGAGTGCCGGATGGACAATCGGTTGCTGATGCGGAAAGGCAGGTCGGCCCGGCGGTCGCCGAAGCGATGCGCGTCCAGTTCAGCGCGGCGGACGTGACCGTCACCGCCGGGCTTGAACCGCTCAAGGAAGTACTTTCGGCCGACAATCGCGAGCCCATCGTGATGCTGAGTGCTGCCGTGGCCACCGTGCTCGTGATCGCGTGCGTCAACCTCGCCGCACTGCTCCTGGCAAGAGGGGGCGCACGTTCGAAGGAACTGGCGACGCGCATGGCGCTGGGCAGTGGTCGCGCTTCGGTCATCAGGCAGCTCATGACCGAGAGCCTGGTGTTGGCCCTCGCCGGAGGCGCCGCAGGCCTGCTGGTTGGCTGGCTCGGACTCGGCGGCCTTCAGGCGATTTCAGGCGACCGGTTCCTCGACTGGCAACGCGTCACGATTGATGGGCCGGTCGTGGTGTGGTGTGCCGGATTGTCGTTGTTGACCAGCCTGATCTTCGGGCTGGTTCCCGCCTGGCAGGTGACGCGTCTCGACGTGCAGGCGGCGCTCATTGAAGGCGGCAACCGCTCGGTGGCCGGTGGCGCAAGCCACTGGACCCGTCGTGGCCTGATCGTCGCGCAGGTCGCCCTCGGTGTCGTGTTGCTCGTCAGCGCGGGCTTGCTCGTGCGCACGTTCGTGAACCTCCAGTCGCTGAAACCTGGTTTCAACCCGCAAGGCCTGACGACCACGGCCGTGTCGCTGCTCGATGCACGCTATCCGTCGCCGATCGAGGTCAACGTGCTGTTCGACAAGACCCTCGAGCGATTGCGGCTGACGCCGGGCGTGGACGCGGCTGCCGTCTCGCTCGGCCTGCCGTACGAACGGGTGCTCAACATGGGGTTCAGGTACCCGGGCGAAGAACGCGGCCGCACCGCCAGCGTCATGTACGTCTCGCCGGACTTTTTCAGGACCTTCCAGATCCCGGTGAACCGGGGCCGTGAGTTCCGCGCCTCTGACGCTGCAACCACATTGCCTGTGCTGGTCGTGAACGAGGCGTTCAGCCGGCTCTACTCGAAGGACCGGGACGTCATGGGGCGCATGATTCAATTTGCCGGCGCCCAGCGTGAAGTGGTGGGCGTGGCCGGCGACGTCCAGATGCGTCCGGGCTTCCAGGTGGATGGCCTGGTGCCCGGCCCGGTCGTGTCGTCGCCCACGATCTATCTGCCCGCCGCGCAAGTCAACCAGGGGATTGTGGGCACCCACATCTGGTTCCCGCCCGTGTGGACGGTGCGCGCCAGCTCACCTGAGACCGCCGCGAGAGCCCTGACAGACGCGATGGCCGGCGTGGACCCATTGCTGCCGCTCGGCCAGATCCGGCAGATGTCGGATGTGCGCGCCAGTGCCACGGCCGAACACAGCATGCTGATGCTGCTCGTGGGCGCGCTGGCGCTCGTCGCCTTGCTCCTGGCGGCGATCGGCCTGCACGGTCTGATCTCGCATTCGGTGACCGAGCGTACTCGCGAGTTCGGCATTCGCCTCGCGCTCGGCGCCTCGCCATCTGGCCTGGTCCGGTCGGTTGCTGAGAGCGGCGTCGTCCTCGTCGCCATTGGCGTCGTCATCGGCGCGCTGCTCGCCGTGCCGGCGTCGAGCCTGGTGGCCTCTGTCCTCTACGGTGTGGCGGAACGTGATCCCCTGACGTACACCGGCGCCGCCGCGTTCCTCCTGGTCGTTGCCGCAGTGGCCAGCGTGATTCCGGCACTGCGCATCCTCCGCCTCGACCCCGCCACCACGCTCCGCCAGTAG
- a CDS encoding PadR family transcriptional regulator yields MTRKATGTQGDLLQGTLDLLVLQTLQLGPAHGYDIASTIARRSDDVLQVEQGSLYPALQRIEGRGWITSYWGTSGSNRRARFYKLTAKGKRQLATEATRWEALARAVARVMRPV; encoded by the coding sequence ATGACACGCAAGGCGACGGGAACACAGGGCGATCTGCTGCAGGGCACGCTGGATTTACTCGTGCTGCAGACGCTGCAGCTCGGCCCGGCACATGGCTACGACATCGCCTCCACCATTGCCCGGCGCTCCGACGATGTGCTGCAGGTGGAGCAGGGGTCGTTGTACCCGGCGCTGCAGCGCATTGAGGGGCGCGGGTGGATCACGTCGTACTGGGGGACGTCGGGCAGCAACCGCCGCGCGCGATTCTACAAGCTGACCGCGAAGGGCAAGCGCCAGCTCGCGACTGAAGCCACCCGGTGGGAGGCGCTGGCGCGCGCGGTGGCGCGCGTGATGCGGCCGGTGTGA
- a CDS encoding PQQ-binding-like beta-propeller repeat protein, whose amino-acid sequence MTKWGPRSVHIATAGLALVSGLAALSAAPTENWPGFRGPAANGVAEAPGLPLTWSKTENVKWAIDVPGRGWSSPVIWNRVVYLTSAISGKPFKQPSPGLYGNDYIAELRAKGVPAAEVNRLVRARDNEIPEESDEIRYMVYAYNAQTGKLLWEREAHKGLPFGGRHRKNTYSSETPFTDGERLYVSFGQNLGLFVYSLDGTLLWKKQWSPQRIYLDFGTASSPVVHAGKVFLLQDSEQESFLTALDAKTGAELWRTPRSSKGLLHSSWNTPYLWTHAGRTEVVTTGHGSVRSYDLDGKELWRITIAGTTMPTPSAFAANGLLFVGTGAQGGDASRPFFAVRPGASGDISLTGDATSNEFIAWSHPRASGYTPSAILHSGRMYLLHDTGIMTVLDAETGKELYKARVGGTGHTFSASPIALGDRLLFLDEEGTTVVVEPAGEYREIRQNALDEMTLASPAVADGALFIRTETKLYRIAK is encoded by the coding sequence ATGACGAAGTGGGGTCCGCGATCTGTCCACATCGCCACCGCGGGACTGGCCCTGGTTTCCGGCCTGGCCGCACTCTCGGCCGCGCCGACCGAGAACTGGCCGGGCTTCCGCGGCCCGGCTGCCAACGGTGTGGCCGAGGCCCCTGGCCTGCCGCTGACCTGGTCGAAGACCGAAAACGTGAAGTGGGCGATCGATGTGCCCGGGCGCGGGTGGTCGTCGCCGGTCATCTGGAATCGCGTCGTGTACCTGACGTCGGCCATCAGCGGCAAACCCTTCAAGCAGCCCTCACCGGGCCTGTATGGCAACGACTACATCGCGGAGCTTCGCGCGAAGGGCGTGCCGGCCGCTGAAGTCAATCGCCTGGTACGAGCCCGCGACAACGAAATTCCGGAGGAGTCGGACGAAATCCGCTACATGGTCTACGCCTACAACGCGCAGACCGGAAAGCTGCTCTGGGAACGAGAGGCCCACAAGGGCTTGCCGTTTGGCGGCCGCCACCGCAAGAACACCTACTCGTCGGAAACGCCGTTTACCGACGGCGAACGGCTGTATGTGTCGTTCGGTCAGAACCTCGGCCTGTTCGTCTATTCGCTCGACGGCACGCTGCTCTGGAAGAAGCAGTGGTCCCCGCAACGCATCTATCTCGATTTCGGCACGGCCTCATCGCCGGTGGTCCATGCAGGCAAGGTCTTCCTGCTGCAGGACAGCGAGCAGGAGTCTTTCCTGACCGCGCTCGATGCAAAGACCGGCGCCGAGTTGTGGCGCACACCCAGGTCATCAAAAGGACTGCTGCATTCGTCCTGGAACACGCCGTACCTCTGGACGCACGCGGGTCGGACCGAGGTGGTGACGACGGGCCACGGATCGGTGCGGTCGTACGACCTCGATGGCAAGGAACTATGGCGCATCACCATTGCCGGCACGACCATGCCGACACCGTCGGCGTTTGCCGCCAATGGACTGCTGTTCGTCGGCACCGGCGCGCAAGGCGGCGACGCCAGCCGTCCGTTTTTTGCCGTCCGGCCCGGTGCGTCGGGCGACATCTCGCTCACCGGTGACGCAACGAGCAACGAGTTCATTGCCTGGTCGCATCCACGCGCGTCGGGCTACACGCCCTCGGCCATCCTGCACAGCGGACGCATGTACCTGCTCCACGACACGGGCATCATGACGGTGCTCGACGCCGAAACCGGCAAGGAACTCTACAAGGCCCGCGTCGGCGGCACCGGCCACACCTTTTCGGCATCGCCCATCGCTCTCGGCGACCGCCTCTTGTTCCTGGATGAAGAAGGCACAACCGTCGTCGTGGAACCGGCCGGCGAATACCGCGAGATCCGCCAGAACGCGCTCGATGAAATGACGCTCGCCTCCCCAGCCGTCGCCGACGGTGCATTGTTCATCCGGACGGAGACAAAGCTCTACCGAATCGCCAAGTAG